CGTGCGCTCCAGCTTGTCCTTCTCGCGGTTCATCATCAGGATTTCCTTCTTGGTGAAACCCTGGAAGCCGCCGGTCTGCTCCATCGACTCCAGCTCCTTGAGCCGCTGGAGGCGCTTGTGCACGGTGGAGAAGTTGGTGAGCATGCCGCCCAGCCAGCGCTGGTTCACGTAGGGCATGCCGACGCGGAGGGCCTCGTTGGCGATGGCCTCCTGCGCCTGCTTCTTCGTGCCGATGAACAGGATCGACCCGCCGTGCGCGACCGTCTCCTTGACGAACTCGTAAGCCCGGTCGATGTAGCTCAGCGTCTGCTGCAGGTCGATGATGTAGATGCCGTTGCGCTCGGTGAAGATGTAGCGCTTCATCTTCGGGTTCCAGCGCCGGGTCTGGTGCCCGAAGTGCACGCCGCTGTCGAGCAGCTGCTTCATGGTGACGACGGCCATGGCCGGGTTCGCACCTCTTCGTTCGGGCGCGCCGGTGTTGTCGGCCGGCACGCGTTCCGGTTCGTCGCGGCGGGCCCGGGTGGCCTGCCGCCCTGGTGCCATTGCCGTCGCCCGAACCTGAGGGTTATCCGACCCTCGGGACCGCCGGACGCCGTGACTCGACCACGGGACGCGGGTCGGATCTGCAGTGGCACGCGAAGTCGCCCTGCACTCACACGGGGCGCGTGACGAGTGTACGCCGGTGGGGGTCGGAACCACGAACCGACCCCGGCAGTTGTCCACAGGTCCGCGAGTTGTCCACAGATCGCCGGAAGCCCCTGGCCGCCCCCGGTCCACCCCGGCACGGTGGACCCATGACCCCCATCACGCGAACACCGCTGGTCCCGCCCCTGGTCCCAGGGCTGTCGGCCCTGTTGGCGGCGCTGCTGGCAGTGCTGGCGACAGCGCTGTCGCCGCCTCCTGCCGGCGCCGCCGGCAGGCCCCACCGCTTCGCCTGGCCCCTCGCACCACCGCACGAAGTGGTGCGTCCGTTCGAGGCACCGCCGAGCCCGTACGCCGCCGGGCACCGGGGCGTGGACCTCCGCGCCGGCCCCGGTGCGGAGGTGCTGGCCGCCGCCGACGGGGTGGTGGTGCACGCGGGCCGGGTGGCCGACCGGCCGGTGGTGTCGCTGGCGCACGCCGGCGGGCTGCGCACCACGTACGAGCCGGTGGAGCCCGCCGTGGGGCGGGGGCGGCTGGTGCGCCGGGGCGAGCGGGTCGGGAGGCTGCGCGCGGGGCACGAGGGGTGCGCGCCGGAGTCCTGCCTGCACTGGGGCGCGCTCCGGGTCGGCCCGCCTCGGGCACACGCCTACCTGGACCCCCTGCACCTGCTCGCGACGGGCCCGGGCCGAGTCCGCCTGCTACCGGTCGACTCCCCGACCCACCGGTCGGCTCCCCCGCCACCGGTCGTCTCTCCTGGCCACCGGCCGACTTCCCCGGCCACCGGTCGACTCCCCTGGCCACCGGCCGACTCCCCCGACCACCGGTCGACTCCCCTGGCCACCGGCCGACTCCCC
This portion of the Saccharothrix syringae genome encodes:
- the rpsB gene encoding 30S ribosomal protein S2 gives rise to the protein MAVVTMKQLLDSGVHFGHQTRRWNPKMKRYIFTERNGIYIIDLQQTLSYIDRAYEFVKETVAHGGSILFIGTKKQAQEAIANEALRVGMPYVNQRWLGGMLTNFSTVHKRLQRLKELESMEQTGGFQGFTKKEILMMNREKDKLERTLGGIRDMSKVPSAVWIVDTKKEHIAVGEARKLNIPIVAILDTNCDPDEVDYPIPGNDDAIRSAALLTKVVAEAAAAGLMARSGARTQVADGADKPEPGADEPLAEWEQELLVGAEATEKPAEGSEAVQS